The Anaerolineales bacterium region CATCCCAAACTGCTCGCGGAGGTTGCGCAGGCTTATTTGCCAATCCTCTCAATGCTCCAGTTCTCTCGAATTGCAGGCTTGCCTTATGCGGCGATTCCGATTGCCACGGCCATTTCTCTTGCAGGGAACTATCCCATGATCTACCCGCGCAAGGAAGCGAAAACCTACGGCACGAAAGCCGAGATCGAAGGCGAATACCACGCGGGCGAGACGGTCGTCGTCATTGACGATCTCGCCACTACTGGCGGAAGTAAATTCGAAGCCATCGAAAAATTGACAGAGGCAGGCTTGGTCGTGAAGGATGTCGTTGTGCTGATTGACCGTCAATCGGGCGCGCAAGAGTCGCTGGCGCAGGCGGGTTACTCCATGCACGCGGCGCTGACGATCGGTCAGTTGTTGGATTATTGGGAAGGAAATGGGAAGGTGGAGAGGAGTAAAATTGAGGAAACGAGGAAGTTTTTGGAGCAAAGCAATAAGTAGAGAAAGATTTCTTGTCGCATTGAGGAAATGTATTACATTTCAAAATTGCCCCATTTTATGAGGAGTCGAACATGAATGACACAGTGTTGCCAGATAACTATGGGCTTGATGATTGGAAGTCATGGACACCAGATGTAGTGTTACGTGCATTAATACCTGAATTGAAACGCCCTGTAAATACAATCAAAGGTTATGCTCAAATACTTTCTTCCGAATCGTCCGAAGAATTACATGTGAAAGCAACGACTGGAATTTTGAATTCAGTCGAACACCTCGAAATTGTAATAAAAGACGTAATTTCATATCTCGATGATTATCAAGCAAAGGCTTGAGAATATAATCCTCATGTAGCTGAATTGTAAAGAGGAGTACCCATGCCCAAAAAACACACCTTCAAAGCGACCATCCTTGACGCGGGCGGAGGCGGGGCGTTCGTAGAAGTTCCGTTCGATGTTGAGGCGGTGTTTGGGGCGAAGCGTCCCAAGGTCAAGGCAATGATCGAGGGAGTTCCCTATCGCGGCATTTTGTCGCGGATGGGTGGACCAAATCACATCTTAGTCATCCTCAAAGATATTCGCGCGAAGATTGGCAAGTCTTTTGGCGATGAAGTGAAGATCACCGTCGAGTTGGACACCGAGCCGCGCGTGGTCGAAGTTCCCAAGGATTTGATAAAAGAGTTGAAGAAACACAAGGAAGCTAAAGCCTTCTTTGACAAACTCTCTTACACTCATCAACGGGAATATGTGATGTGGATCAACGAAGCGAAGAAGGAGGAGACGCGTGCACGACGGATCGCCCAAACCGTAGAGCATTTGAAGCCGAAGCGTACCTGAGTCGGCGGCGGGAAGCTCCAAAAAGGAGCGCCTAAAGATAGGATTTTGGCTGTATACTCAGAACGCCATCCGGCAATGCATGAACGCCGGTGGAGGGGAAACCAAACGCGGATAGGGGCGGGAGGAATCGAGCTGTGCGTTGTCGGACCTTATGGTTTCATCAGCACATCCTTGGCATCTGGCTGTGCGTATGGGTTCTTCTTACGGGATGCAATACGAATTCTGCGCCCCCACAGGTCGTACCGACTTGTAACGCTCCCGCAAATCAAGACGACCCCTATGACTCTCATTCACTGACTTCCGTATCGAGCATCTATGCCGAGTATCGCGACGGCTATTACAGTGGCGATTCGCGGTATCGTGATAGCATAAAACAGAAAGCGTTTATGTTGTTGGGAAAGTACACCGAACGTTGGTCGGATTTTGAGGATTTTTCTGCAGACGGCTTGCAGGTGATCCGCGTTACTGTAACATACATTCACCCGTCGTTGATTCATCATATTGTTCTCAACAACACAATCTCAAATAACCTCTATATTGAAGTTTCCGAATTCGAGCGCGAACTAGGAATGGTCATGAATCGATTGGGAGGCTACAACGAACTGTTGTTCTGGATAACCATTACAGCAACGACCTATAACCGACCGACGTCTAGCGAAGCGTACCTGACGATAACGCTTCCCATCTGGGACATGGACTTGGTCAATTCCAGCGGCGCGCACATTTCACCCCTGCACGTTGACCCTGTTTTGGGAGATCAAGTTATGGTCGTACGCGAGCCGGTATTTGGTTTCGTGAGTTTCCCCATGTCTGTTGCTAACTCAGGCTCCTGTCTATCGGTTATGGACTCTTTGACAACTACCATGGGGCTAGAGATTTCCAATATAAAAGTCGGTGAAAAACTGTTTTCTGAAACCTATTGGAGCGTTCCGTATCGCTCTTCTGTGTTTGGCGATCTGAATTTGCCTGTGTTATCCGTAAACCCGCCAGCCCATAGTTACGAAGCCAACTACGATTGGGGCAGAGTCGGCCGGTTGCAAATGCCTCCCGCCCCGAATGGATTATCCGACCCCAGCGCCGATCCTGCGAGCTGGAAAAGATACTGGGAAGACATGGGAAGATATCTTTGGTACCAACTTCTTCCAGAAAACGAACCTTGAGGAGAACTATGAACCTGAAAAACTATCTGGTTGAACTCTACGATTACAACTACTGGGCGAACAAACGCTATCTGGCTGTCGCTGAAACACTGAGCGATGACCATCTCTTCCACAAGCACGGACATTCGTGGGACACCATCCATGCGATTCTTGTGCACATGATGAGCTCGGAGCGGATGTGGCGTCAGCGTTGGCGCGACGAAAAAGGCGAGTTCCTCGACCCGAAGGATTTTCCGACGGTCGCTTCGATCAAAGAATATTGGGCGGAGGTGGAGAAGAACGTGCGCGGATACGTCGCCGAACAGACCGATACCAGTCTGTGGCGCGACGTGACGTACACCAACCCCAAAGGCGAGACGTTCACGCTTCCACTTTGGCAGATGATGGTCCAGCCGCCGAATCACAACACGCATCACCGCGGCGAATTGGCGGCGATGTTCGCTTTGATGAATATTCCGCATCCCGAAGAGGAGCTCGTGCAGTATTTTCTGGATAAGAGCGGGCAGAAAAGATTCTAAACACTAAGGCTTGCATTGAGCCTGTCGAAATGACACAAAGGGCACAAAGAAAAATGTACTCATTGTTCCGCCCTCTTCTTTTTGCCCTTGACCCTGAAACTTCGCATCAACTCACGCTTCAACTATTGCGTGTTGCAGGGGACTTTCCACTTTCCAACTTTCTACTCAGCCAACTCTACAAAATAGAATCAAAACCCGTCCACGCGTTCGGGTTAAAGTTCAAGAATCCAATCGGTCTCGCGGCGGGATACGACAAAGACGGCGTCGCCGTTCGCGGACTCGCCGCGCTGGGATTCGGTCACATCGAAGTGGGGACGGTCACGCCGCAGGCTCAGGCTGGGAATCCGCGTCCGCGCGTGTTTCGGCTGGTGGAGGATGAGGCGGTGATCAATCGGATGGGGTTTCCCTCGAAGGGAATGGAATATGTTTCGAGGAGATTGCTTCGCCTTGATCTCGATACGGCGAAGAGCACGCCTACTCGACCAGCGGCTCGCAATGACATAATCTTGGGTATTAATCTCGGGAAGAACAAAGATACACCACTGGAAGAAGCCGCGCAGGATTACATCAAGTTGATGAAGGTCTTCGCTCCCTTGGCGGATTATTTGACGATCAATATTTCGTCGCCGAATACGGTGGGGTTGCGGAGGTTGCAGGGACGGGAGATGTTGGAGGGATTGTTGGGTGAGATTGCAAATGCGCGTGTAGGGGCGGAGCATGCTCCGCCCCTACTTGTTAAAATTTCCCCGGATATGAGTGAGGAGGAATTGGACGATGCCGTCGGCGTGATTCTCGATAAAAAGATGGACGGCATTATCTCGGCGAATACAACTATCTCGCGAGAAGGAATTTGGTCAAACTTGAAGGGCGAAAACGGCGGACTAAGTGGGAGTCCGCTCAAAGGTCGGAGTGAAGCGGTTTTACGTCAGGTGGTGAAGCGCGTGGAGGGGAAAGTCCCGATTGTGAGTGTGGGCGGAATTGCGAGTCCCGAGGAGGCAAAGAAAAGACTCGCTCTGGGGGCGAGTCTTGTTCAGGTGTATACGGGGTTGATCTATCGCGGACCCGGGTTAGTGAAACAGATTTTGAAAAATTTGTGAATCACTGTTGATGTGGACGGAAGACCGGCAGAGGCGCGTCGTTGCGGCGTGTGAAAAAACCGTCGGGCAATGGCACGGGTTCGAGCGCGCCCTCGGTGGTGAGCGAACCGGTGGGGATGTAATACAACACGATGGGGCTTGCCGTGCCGAGGTTGATATCTTGAAATGCGAAAATGAGGTAGGTGCCGTCGGGGCTGAACGCCGCGTCGCGGTAACAGCATTTGCCTTCCACCGGCGCGACGGTCTCGGCTTTGTGTGTGAAGGTGTTGTACAACACGAGGTTGCCGAAGCCGTCGTTGCGGATGTTGCTGTTCAATGCAAAGAGCGTGTCGCCGTCCCAATTCCAGGTGACGATCTCGAGCGGGAACTCGAAGCGCGCCGCGGGGAATTCATCCTGCCGAATCGGTTCGGAGGCTTGGCAGAGGTGGATGTCGAGAATGCGAATCGTATCTGCCACGTTTGCGCCGGAGGGAGCGGAAAATTCAATAGCGAGTTTTTCTCCATCTTTCGACCACCATACATTTTTCACGCCGATATTGTTGTAAAAGAGACAACCGTTCATCGCGAGCAGGTCGGCTTTGGTGGTGTTGGCGGTGAACGCGCCGATATCGAATGGAACGATGTGCAGTTCACGGTTCACGCTGACCGCAACCTGCTGTCCATCTGGCGAGACGCGGAACGCGTCGAAATATTCGGCAGAGGCAAAACTGGTAAGAATCTCTTCACGCTGGTCGGTGATGTTCACAGTTTTTACCGTCTTACCGGTCACGTATAAAATGGTGTTGCCGTCCGGCAGCCATTCGACGTTGCTCTTCGCGCGCGCGTCGTTGGTCACCGAACGCAGGTCGCTACCGTCAACGTTCATGATCCAGATGTCGTTGTTGCGTAGGAAGGCAACTTTATCCGCGCCGCCGATCAATGGGATTTGCGGAGCAAGAGTTTCCGTCGGCGGGATCAAAGTGGGCGTTTCAGTTGCAGGCGCGGACGTGGTTGTGGATTCGAGCGTCGGCGCGGATGTGACGGTGGCTGTGGATGCCGGCGCGGCTGTGTCAGTCGCTTCACTTGCGACGGGGAGGCTGTTCCGGTTTGAGAGAAAGAGTCCCGCCGCCGCGACGCCGAGGATGCCAAGCGCGATGAACGCAATGGTTGTAGGCGAAAGTTTTTTCTTCCCGTCAGTGGGCTTTTGCTTGACCGCTGTCCGCAATGCAGTGAGGGTTTGGGTCTTTTTCTCAGGACCAAAATCCCCGGCGATCTCTTTGAGGGTTTGAACCATCTCGACCGCAGTATTGAAGCGGTCATTCCTGTCTTTTGCCATCGCCTTCTGGATGATCAGATCCATATCCGGGGGCAAGTTCGGGTTGAAGGTCAAAATGCGCGGCACTGGGTCGGTGACGTGTTTGATGGCAACTGCCATCGGCGTATCGGCTTCGTAGGGCTGTTTGCCGGTCAGCATTTCAAAGAGGATGATGCCGAGCGCGTATATATCGGCGCGTCCGTCCACGCTGTCGCCGGTGGCTTGTTCGGGCGCCATATACGCGGGCGTGCCGATGATGCCGCTGCCGGTCATCGTGCCTGTGCCTTGGCTTATCTTTGCAATGCCGAAATCGGAAATATACGGCGTGCCTCGGCTGTCGAACAAAATATTGCTGGGTTTGAGGTCGCGATGGATGAAACCTCTGGAGTGCGCTTCATCTAGCCCCGGCGCGATCTGCTCGAGGATGCGCGCCGCCTCCGCCACGCTCATAATCCCTTTTTTGATGCGCTCGGAGAGCGAACCGCCGTTCATGTATTTCATCACGAAGTAGGGCAGTTTTGTGTCTTCGGTTTCGCCCACGTCGTAAACTGGCACGATCGAAGGATGTTCGAGTTGCGCGATGATCTTCGCCTCACGCTGGAAGCGCGCTCTGAATTGCGGGTCGGCGTGGAGCAACTCCGGCGGCAGGATCTTGACCGCCACTTCGCGCTCGAAGCGTGAGTCATATCCCCGGTAGACGGTCGCCATGCCGCCGCGTCCCAACTCAGACTTGATTTCATATATCCCGATCTTTTCTGGAAACATGGGTCTAGTATACCTACCGGCAAGATTGCACGCAAGCGGTCTACTTGGCAATTTTGTTCAGGAGAAATTCCAACGGAAGTCTAATAGAATCGCAATCCGCGTCGAAAGTCTTTTATGGTATAGTGTCGCCACTATGGACGAAAAGATAACTATCATCGAGGGTCCACCCCCCATTTTCGAGGCGGTGAACGACGGCTGGGCGTTAGGCTTGAACGAGCGCGCCCAGTTATCCGTCCCGGCGTTGACGCGTTTGCGAACGTTCAACGGTCCCGCGTTGGTCGAACGCTGTTACCGGGCATGGAACGCCAAAGCGCCCATCCATTTGCATTACCGCAACGATTCTGGCGTGGAACAGAGCGCGCCGATCTTCGCCGCCCGCAACGTGGAAACCTCGGACGGGCACGTGTTGCTCCTTTGGGTGCATCTCGACAGCGACAAAGTTGAATACGAGTTCGACCAAGGAGACGATGAAGCGGACGAGGACCCCTTCGAATAACCAAAACCGGACCGGGCGGAAGCCCGGTCTGTTCTTTTGAACATTGACGAGTATTTGAGTCTCGTGATAACCTTCAATCCTTCACGGAAACAAAGGCTGTGACATCCTCCAACGACTGTCCATTCAGCGTCTTCCACTCGAAAGCGGGCTCCCTTCCGGGATGCCCGTTTATATTTCCCTATCAGGAGTAGACAACCATGTCCGAAAAAGTGAACGCCTTTCAGATCGCACAATCGCAATTTGACCAT contains the following coding sequences:
- the pyrE gene encoding orotate phosphoribosyltransferase, with the translated sequence MASNLLITNNQLSALADELLSAGCIKFGEFTLKSGLTSPIYIDLRRIITHPKLLAEVAQAYLPILSMLQFSRIAGLPYAAIPIATAISLAGNYPMIYPRKEAKTYGTKAEIEGEYHAGETVVVIDDLATTGGSKFEAIEKLTEAGLVVKDVVVLIDRQSGAQESLAQAGYSMHAALTIGQLLDYWEGNGKVERSKIEETRKFLEQSNK
- a CDS encoding YdeI/OmpD-associated family protein; translation: MPKKHTFKATILDAGGGGAFVEVPFDVEAVFGAKRPKVKAMIEGVPYRGILSRMGGPNHILVILKDIRAKIGKSFGDEVKITVELDTEPRVVEVPKDLIKELKKHKEAKAFFDKLSYTHQREYVMWINEAKKEETRARRIAQTVEHLKPKRT
- a CDS encoding DinB family protein, which translates into the protein MNLKNYLVELYDYNYWANKRYLAVAETLSDDHLFHKHGHSWDTIHAILVHMMSSERMWRQRWRDEKGEFLDPKDFPTVASIKEYWAEVEKNVRGYVAEQTDTSLWRDVTYTNPKGETFTLPLWQMMVQPPNHNTHHRGELAAMFALMNIPHPEEELVQYFLDKSGQKRF
- a CDS encoding quinone-dependent dihydroorotate dehydrogenase — translated: MYSLFRPLLFALDPETSHQLTLQLLRVAGDFPLSNFLLSQLYKIESKPVHAFGLKFKNPIGLAAGYDKDGVAVRGLAALGFGHIEVGTVTPQAQAGNPRPRVFRLVEDEAVINRMGFPSKGMEYVSRRLLRLDLDTAKSTPTRPAARNDIILGINLGKNKDTPLEEAAQDYIKLMKVFAPLADYLTINISSPNTVGLRRLQGREMLEGLLGEIANARVGAEHAPPLLVKISPDMSEEELDDAVGVILDKKMDGIISANTTISREGIWSNLKGENGGLSGSPLKGRSEAVLRQVVKRVEGKVPIVSVGGIASPEEAKKRLALGASLVQVYTGLIYRGPGLVKQILKNL
- a CDS encoding WD40 repeat domain-containing serine/threonine protein kinase, which gives rise to MFPEKIGIYEIKSELGRGGMATVYRGYDSRFEREVAVKILPPELLHADPQFRARFQREAKIIAQLEHPSIVPVYDVGETEDTKLPYFVMKYMNGGSLSERIKKGIMSVAEAARILEQIAPGLDEAHSRGFIHRDLKPSNILFDSRGTPYISDFGIAKISQGTGTMTGSGIIGTPAYMAPEQATGDSVDGRADIYALGIILFEMLTGKQPYEADTPMAVAIKHVTDPVPRILTFNPNLPPDMDLIIQKAMAKDRNDRFNTAVEMVQTLKEIAGDFGPEKKTQTLTALRTAVKQKPTDGKKKLSPTTIAFIALGILGVAAAGLFLSNRNSLPVASEATDTAAPASTATVTSAPTLESTTTSAPATETPTLIPPTETLAPQIPLIGGADKVAFLRNNDIWIMNVDGSDLRSVTNDARAKSNVEWLPDGNTILYVTGKTVKTVNITDQREEILTSFASAEYFDAFRVSPDGQQVAVSVNRELHIVPFDIGAFTANTTKADLLAMNGCLFYNNIGVKNVWWSKDGEKLAIEFSAPSGANVADTIRILDIHLCQASEPIRQDEFPAARFEFPLEIVTWNWDGDTLFALNSNIRNDGFGNLVLYNTFTHKAETVAPVEGKCCYRDAAFSPDGTYLIFAFQDINLGTASPIVLYYIPTGSLTTEGALEPVPLPDGFFTRRNDAPLPVFRPHQQ